Proteins found in one Limnohabitans sp. TEGF004 genomic segment:
- a CDS encoding PLP-dependent transferase, with the protein MTRSTDLIHHTYLPPAEFEAPQVGVFKASTVIFPNVAAMRTREWMDKSAYTYGLHGTPTTFTLEERLATLEGGTHCILTPSGLAAIAHVDFALLKTGDEVLIPDNAYAPNKSLAEGELAQFGITHQVYDALDVNDLAARITPRTRLVWLEAAGSVTMEFPDLVALVQLCKARGVLCALDNTWGAGLAFNAFDLTPGQGELGVDLTIHALTKYPSGGGDVLMGSIVTRSDELARVLKLTHMRLGTGVGANDAEMVLRSLASLPLRYKAQDAAARTLAAWCALQPAFSQVLHPALSSSPGHVHWQQLCVTPHEPEGLAAGIFSVVMDERFTSKQVDAFCDALQLFKIGYSWGGPMSLVMPYNMASSRARSVSHRQRGRVVRFCIGLENVIDLQNDLERALKVANL; encoded by the coding sequence ATGACCCGCAGCACCGATCTCATTCACCACACCTACCTTCCCCCCGCTGAGTTTGAAGCGCCGCAGGTGGGGGTGTTCAAAGCCTCGACGGTCATCTTTCCGAATGTGGCCGCCATGCGCACGCGTGAGTGGATGGACAAGTCGGCTTACACCTACGGTTTGCATGGCACTCCCACCACGTTCACGCTCGAAGAGCGTTTGGCCACGCTAGAGGGCGGTACGCATTGCATCCTCACGCCCAGCGGTTTAGCGGCGATTGCGCATGTGGATTTCGCGCTGCTCAAAACGGGCGACGAGGTGTTGATTCCTGATAACGCCTATGCGCCCAACAAGTCGCTGGCCGAGGGTGAGTTGGCGCAGTTTGGCATCACGCATCAGGTGTACGACGCGTTGGATGTGAATGACTTGGCTGCACGCATCACACCGCGCACGCGTTTGGTGTGGCTCGAAGCGGCGGGCTCGGTGACGATGGAGTTTCCCGACCTCGTGGCTTTGGTGCAGCTGTGCAAAGCGCGTGGCGTGCTGTGCGCGCTCGACAACACCTGGGGCGCAGGCTTGGCCTTCAACGCGTTTGACCTCACGCCAGGGCAGGGCGAGCTTGGGGTGGACCTGACCATTCACGCGCTCACCAAATACCCCAGCGGCGGCGGTGATGTGTTGATGGGCAGCATCGTCACGCGCAGCGATGAATTGGCGCGTGTGTTGAAACTCACGCACATGCGTTTGGGTACGGGTGTGGGCGCGAATGACGCTGAGATGGTGTTGCGCTCATTGGCTTCTCTGCCGCTGCGCTACAAAGCGCAAGACGCGGCTGCACGCACCTTGGCTGCATGGTGCGCTTTGCAACCTGCATTCAGCCAAGTGTTGCATCCCGCACTCAGCAGCTCGCCGGGTCATGTGCATTGGCAGCAACTGTGTGTGACGCCGCATGAGCCTGAGGGTTTGGCTGCGGGTATTTTCAGCGTGGTGATGGACGAGCGTTTCACATCCAAACAAGTGGATGCGTTTTGCGATGCCTTGCAGTTGTTCAAAATTGGTTACAGCTGGGGCGGCCCCATGAGTTTGGTGATGCCCTACAACATGGCGTCTAGCCGCGCACGCTCGGTGTCGCATAGGCAACGCGGACGCGTGGTGCGTTTTTGTATTGGCCTAGAGAATGTGATCGATTTGCAAAATGACCTAGAGCGAGCTTTGAAAGTCGCCAACTTATAA
- a CDS encoding DUF2189 domain-containing protein, protein MQQLVPDEAHDRIDINPIGLSDPLRWLWQGLRDMVSQPMISLFYGVCFWLMALILLAVFKSNPEYTLSAVSGCLLIGPFLAMGLYDVSMHMERDEPPSMGSSLTCWESHIRSMSMLIMVMVVMELLWGRASLVVFAVFFNTGGMPTTATVLEAVFNPQNWEFIAAYLCVGGFFAGLVFASMMVSIPMILDRDTDAITACITSLRVFVDHTAVSVFWGALITALVVLAMLPSAAGLLVVGPWLGFASWHAYRAAVRVTAAQAS, encoded by the coding sequence ATGCAGCAATTGGTACCAGACGAGGCACATGACCGCATTGACATCAACCCGATTGGCTTGAGCGATCCGTTGCGTTGGCTTTGGCAGGGCTTGCGAGACATGGTCTCGCAACCTATGATTTCTTTGTTTTACGGCGTCTGCTTTTGGCTCATGGCGTTGATCTTGTTGGCCGTGTTCAAAAGCAATCCCGAGTACACCTTGTCGGCTGTGTCGGGTTGTTTGCTGATTGGCCCCTTTTTGGCCATGGGGCTGTATGACGTGAGCATGCACATGGAGCGCGATGAGCCGCCGAGCATGGGCAGTTCGCTCACTTGTTGGGAGTCGCACATCCGTAGCATGAGCATGCTCATCATGGTGATGGTGGTGATGGAGCTGCTGTGGGGGCGCGCATCGTTGGTGGTGTTTGCGGTGTTTTTCAACACGGGCGGAATGCCCACCACCGCCACCGTGCTAGAGGCCGTGTTCAACCCGCAGAACTGGGAGTTCATTGCCGCCTACCTATGCGTGGGGGGCTTCTTTGCTGGGCTGGTCTTCGCCAGCATGATGGTGTCTATTCCGATGATTTTGGACCGTGACACCGATGCCATCACCGCCTGCATCACCAGCTTGCGTGTCTTTGTGGATCACACCGCCGTGTCGGTGTTTTGGGGGGCGCTCATCACAGCCTTGGTGGTGTTGGCCATGTTGCCGTCAGCGGCGGGTTTGCTGGTGGTCGGGCCTTGGCTGGGCTTTGCCAGTTGGCACGCTTACCGCGCTGCCGTGCGTGTGACGGCAGCACAGGCGAGCTAA
- the mnmH gene encoding tRNA 2-selenouridine(34) synthase MnmH gives MSVTFISAQDAMARMAIPLGASGGFSTIIDARSEDEYALDHLPAAVNWPSLNNEERIFVGTMYKQQGAFEAQKHGAAMVAANIARHIQREVLALPKNWQPLIYCWRGGKRSGSLSLVLGQIGFKVNLIEGGYKAFRAAIVEDIPKRVAPLQFKVISGPTGSGKTRLLYALAAEGAQVLDLEDLASHRSSVLGHIPGQPQPSQKRFDTLVWQALRSFDPARPVFVESESRKVGNLSIPESLMLAMRDSPCFELQLSLDERVALLMEDYNFFVDDQDLFCRRLDALVAIRGKAVVDAWKEQIHTGHIDQVVRDLLVIHYDPTYAASMVRNFAQTGQATACVADNRHAESLRQVAQALCHQVGA, from the coding sequence GTGAGCGTTACCTTCATCTCGGCGCAAGACGCCATGGCCCGCATGGCCATTCCCCTTGGGGCTTCCGGTGGATTCAGTACCATCATCGACGCACGCAGCGAAGACGAGTACGCACTCGACCACTTACCCGCCGCCGTCAACTGGCCCTCGCTCAACAACGAAGAACGCATCTTCGTGGGCACCATGTACAAGCAGCAAGGCGCGTTTGAAGCCCAAAAGCATGGCGCTGCCATGGTGGCTGCCAACATTGCGCGACACATCCAACGCGAAGTGTTAGCGCTTCCGAAAAACTGGCAACCTCTGATTTACTGCTGGCGTGGCGGCAAGCGCAGTGGATCGCTGTCGTTGGTGCTGGGGCAAATTGGTTTCAAAGTGAACTTGATTGAAGGCGGCTACAAAGCGTTTCGTGCGGCCATCGTGGAAGACATTCCTAAGCGAGTGGCACCACTGCAATTCAAAGTCATCTCTGGCCCCACGGGCTCGGGCAAAACGCGTTTGCTCTATGCACTCGCTGCCGAAGGTGCGCAAGTGTTGGACCTCGAAGACCTCGCCAGCCACCGCAGCTCGGTGCTGGGCCACATTCCTGGGCAACCTCAACCCAGCCAAAAACGCTTTGACACCTTGGTATGGCAAGCCCTGCGCAGCTTTGACCCCGCGCGGCCTGTGTTTGTGGAATCTGAAAGCCGCAAAGTGGGCAATCTGTCTATCCCTGAATCGTTGATGCTGGCCATGCGCGACAGCCCCTGCTTTGAGCTGCAACTCAGCCTCGATGAACGCGTGGCCTTGCTGATGGAAGACTACAACTTCTTCGTCGATGACCAAGACTTGTTTTGCCGACGCCTAGATGCGCTGGTAGCCATTCGCGGCAAAGCGGTGGTGGATGCGTGGAAAGAACAAATTCACACCGGCCACATCGACCAAGTTGTGCGTGACTTGCTGGTGATTCACTACGACCCAACCTATGCGGCATCCATGGTGCGCAACTTCGCGCAAACAGGACAGGCCACGGCTTGTGTGGCAGACAACCGACATGCGGAGAGTCTGCGTCAGGTGGCACAAGCCTTGTGCCACCAAGTAGGTGCTTGA
- a CDS encoding arylesterase yields the protein MPAATILVLGDSLSAEYGIPRGKGWVALLADKLQAERPDVRVVNASISGDTTAGGRSRLPAMLDQVRPVQVVIELGGNDALRGLDLNSTQNNLEAMIQACRAVNARVVLVGMQIPPNYGPDYSAKFSVMFTNLAKKYRTGLVPFFLKGIADAPEATAQFQPDRIHPKAEAHPRMLANVWPEIKKNL from the coding sequence ATGCCTGCAGCCACTATCTTGGTGTTGGGCGATTCGCTCAGCGCCGAGTACGGCATCCCTCGCGGCAAAGGCTGGGTGGCGCTGCTGGCCGACAAGCTACAAGCCGAGCGCCCCGATGTGCGCGTGGTCAATGCCAGCATCAGCGGCGACACCACCGCCGGTGGCCGATCCCGCCTGCCCGCCATGCTCGACCAAGTGCGCCCCGTGCAAGTGGTGATTGAACTCGGCGGCAACGACGCTTTGCGTGGCCTTGATCTGAACAGCACTCAAAACAACCTCGAAGCCATGATTCAAGCCTGCCGCGCCGTCAATGCGCGCGTGGTGTTGGTGGGCATGCAAATACCGCCCAACTACGGGCCAGATTACAGCGCCAAATTCTCGGTGATGTTTACCAACCTCGCTAAAAAATACCGCACAGGCTTGGTGCCGTTTTTCCTCAAAGGCATTGCCGATGCGCCCGAAGCCACCGCACAGTTCCAACCCGACCGCATCCACCCCAAAGCCGAAGCGCACCCGCGCATGTTGGCCAATGTGTGGCCCGAAATTAAAAAGAATTTATAA
- a CDS encoding ABC transporter ATP-binding protein produces MTQPSFEKSSTSPLMVVSHLSKSVQDASGTLHILRDIDFHLAPQQSLAIVGASGSGKSTLLSIMAGLDTPTQGTVWLGGVDMFAMDEDARAAVRARQVGFVFQSFQLLGNMTALENVMLPLELAGLPNPRAAAKDMLVRVGLGERLGHYPKVLSGGEQQRVALARAFVVKPALLLADEPTGSLDHASGERIMDLMFELNKELGTTLVLVTHDLKLAARCDQAITIEAGQVKG; encoded by the coding sequence ATGACCCAGCCTTCATTTGAAAAATCATCCACATCGCCTTTGATGGTCGTCTCGCACTTGTCGAAATCGGTGCAAGACGCCAGTGGCACACTGCACATTCTCCGCGATATCGACTTCCATCTCGCGCCGCAACAATCGTTGGCCATCGTGGGCGCTTCGGGCTCGGGCAAAAGCACCTTGTTGTCTATCATGGCCGGTTTGGATACCCCCACGCAGGGCACCGTGTGGCTGGGAGGTGTGGACATGTTTGCGATGGACGAAGACGCACGCGCCGCAGTGCGTGCCCGCCAAGTGGGCTTTGTGTTTCAAAGCTTTCAGCTCTTAGGCAATATGACCGCGCTAGAAAACGTCATGCTGCCGCTAGAGCTGGCAGGCTTGCCCAACCCGCGTGCCGCTGCCAAAGACATGCTGGTGCGCGTGGGCTTAGGCGAGCGTTTGGGCCATTACCCCAAAGTGCTGTCGGGTGGTGAACAACAACGCGTCGCCTTGGCCCGTGCCTTTGTGGTGAAGCCCGCGCTGTTGCTGGCCGACGAGCCCACAGGCAGCCTGGACCACGCCAGCGGAGAGCGGATCATGGATTTGATGTTCGAGTTGAACAAAGAACTAGGCACCACGTTGGTGTTGGTGACGCATGATTTAAAGCTGGCCGCAAGGTGCGATCAAGCCATCACGATTGAGGCGGGGCAGGTCAAGGGATAA
- the rlmB gene encoding 23S rRNA (guanosine(2251)-2'-O)-methyltransferase RlmB, whose protein sequence is MSSAPKVLFGFHAVGVRVKTAPQSVIEIYFDPTRRDARMRQFVDRATEAGIRLIEADGPRLAKLSGGHGHQGVAARVSEIKMVHSLDELLEGIEKIESPLILVLDGVTDPHNLGACLRVADGAGAHAVIAPKDHAVGINATVAKVASGAAETVPYFMVTNLARTLNELKERNIWIIGTSDDAPKTLYQVDLKGPTALVLGAEGDGMRQLTRKTCDELISIPMCGGVESLNVSVASGVCLYEARRQRTVG, encoded by the coding sequence ATGTCTTCAGCCCCTAAAGTTCTCTTCGGCTTTCACGCCGTTGGCGTGCGCGTTAAAACAGCGCCGCAATCCGTCATCGAAATCTATTTCGACCCCACGCGCCGCGATGCACGTATGCGTCAATTTGTGGACCGCGCTACCGAAGCTGGAATCCGTTTGATCGAGGCCGATGGCCCGCGTTTGGCCAAGCTCTCAGGTGGCCATGGCCACCAAGGTGTGGCAGCGCGTGTGAGCGAAATCAAGATGGTTCACTCGTTAGACGAGTTGCTGGAAGGCATCGAAAAAATCGAATCACCTTTGATCTTGGTACTGGACGGTGTGACCGACCCGCATAACCTCGGCGCGTGTTTGCGTGTGGCCGACGGTGCTGGTGCACATGCGGTGATTGCGCCCAAAGACCATGCCGTGGGCATCAACGCCACAGTAGCCAAAGTGGCCAGCGGTGCGGCTGAGACGGTGCCGTATTTCATGGTGACCAACTTGGCGCGCACCTTGAACGAGCTGAAAGAGCGAAACATTTGGATCATCGGCACCAGCGACGATGCGCCCAAAACTTTGTACCAAGTCGACCTCAAAGGCCCCACCGCATTGGTGTTGGGGGCAGAAGGTGACGGCATGCGTCAGCTCACGCGTAAGACGTGTGACGAGCTCATCAGCATTCCTATGTGTGGTGGAGTGGAGAGTTTGAACGTGTCGGTGGCCAGTGGCGTTTGCTTGTACGAAGCTCGCCGTCAACGCACGGTTGGTTAA
- a CDS encoding nucleoside/nucleotide kinase family protein, translated as MDLKIPALYQQRIAHLLSSGERRILGLVGAPGAGKSTLAHALAMQWSQDIQVVPMDGFHLANVELERLNRKSRKGAPDTFDAFGFIALLKRLRIPAADEVVYAPCYERSLEESVAGAIAVQPSTPLIVVEGNYLLLSDSPWNQVQALLDETWFVDVPQDLRVGRLTQRHQQFGRSAQDAADWVKHTDEPNARRIEAERAKADVMFRWDA; from the coding sequence ATGGATTTAAAAATCCCTGCCCTGTATCAACAGCGCATTGCGCATTTACTGAGCAGCGGCGAGCGCCGCATTCTGGGCTTGGTCGGCGCACCAGGCGCTGGCAAATCCACGCTGGCTCATGCCTTGGCGATGCAATGGTCCCAAGACATTCAAGTCGTTCCCATGGATGGGTTTCATTTGGCTAATGTCGAGCTAGAACGCTTGAACCGAAAAAGCCGCAAAGGCGCACCTGATACTTTTGATGCGTTTGGCTTCATCGCTTTGCTCAAACGCCTGCGCATACCAGCAGCAGATGAAGTGGTTTACGCACCCTGCTACGAGCGCAGCCTAGAAGAAAGCGTGGCTGGTGCAATAGCCGTGCAGCCATCGACACCGCTCATCGTGGTGGAAGGTAATTACTTGTTGCTCAGTGATTCACCGTGGAACCAAGTGCAAGCGCTGTTAGATGAAACATGGTTTGTCGATGTGCCGCAAGACTTACGCGTGGGCCGTTTAACCCAACGCCATCAGCAGTTTGGTCGCAGCGCACAAGACGCTGCCGATTGGGTGAAACACACCGACGAGCCCAATGCGCGACGCATTGAGGCCGAACGGGCTAAAGCCGATGTGATGTTTCGCTGGGACGCTTAA
- a CDS encoding chromate transporter, giving the protein MSITMTLADWGSLFLHFISLSLLAVGGAITTAPDIHRYLVDETHWLSDTQFTSSIALAQGAPGPNVMFIALMGWNVGLNAGGGLAAGWPAVALALWGVLITMVGIMIPSCTLTFVATQWAHRNREMLAVKAFKSGMAPIVIALLIATGWLLTGNHENPARDWPLWVLAGATTLIVWKTKTHLLLLLGFGALLGALGWI; this is encoded by the coding sequence ATGAGCATCACCATGACCTTGGCTGATTGGGGTTCGCTGTTTTTGCACTTCATCTCGCTCTCACTCTTGGCCGTGGGTGGCGCTATCACTACTGCGCCCGATATCCACCGTTACTTGGTAGACGAAACACATTGGCTCAGCGACACGCAGTTCACCTCGTCCATCGCTTTGGCCCAAGGCGCACCGGGCCCCAACGTGATGTTCATCGCTTTGATGGGCTGGAACGTCGGGCTCAACGCAGGTGGCGGTCTAGCTGCAGGTTGGCCTGCCGTGGCCTTGGCCCTGTGGGGCGTGCTCATCACCATGGTGGGCATCATGATCCCGTCCTGCACCCTCACCTTTGTGGCCACGCAATGGGCGCACCGCAACCGCGAGATGCTGGCTGTCAAAGCCTTCAAAAGCGGCATGGCCCCCATTGTGATTGCGCTGCTGATTGCCACGGGATGGTTGCTCACAGGCAACCACGAAAACCCTGCGCGTGATTGGCCGCTGTGGGTCTTGGCCGGTGCCACCACACTGATTGTGTGGAAGACCAAAACGCATTTGTTGTTGCTATTAGGTTTCGGTGCTTTGCTGGGTGCTTTGGGATGGATTTAA
- a CDS encoding chromate transporter yields the protein MTAQHSAVPNAPQNKTDLFVSFTVLALQGFGGVLAVVQRELVDKKQWLTTDEFVEDWAVAQILPGPNVVNLSLMIGGRHFGIAGALAALSGLLIAPTVLVLLLAAAVAGVAETPVAQGMLRGMGAVSAGLIAAVGIKLMGALKNNPMGMLTCIGIGALTFVAIGLLRLPLAWVLLSLGPLASVWAAHCIKQRGVA from the coding sequence ATGACCGCACAGCACAGTGCTGTGCCCAACGCACCTCAAAACAAAACCGATTTGTTTGTGTCGTTCACCGTGCTGGCCTTGCAAGGCTTTGGCGGCGTGCTGGCCGTTGTGCAACGAGAATTGGTGGACAAAAAGCAATGGCTCACCACCGATGAATTTGTCGAAGACTGGGCTGTTGCGCAAATTTTGCCGGGCCCCAATGTGGTCAACCTCTCGCTCATGATTGGTGGCCGACACTTTGGCATTGCGGGCGCATTGGCGGCACTCAGTGGTTTGTTGATTGCACCTACCGTGCTGGTGCTGCTACTCGCTGCCGCCGTGGCAGGTGTGGCAGAGACCCCCGTGGCACAAGGCATGTTGCGCGGCATGGGCGCCGTGTCCGCAGGACTTATTGCGGCAGTGGGCATCAAGCTCATGGGTGCTTTGAAAAACAACCCCATGGGCATGCTGACCTGCATTGGCATTGGTGCCCTCACCTTCGTGGCCATTGGCCTGCTGCGTTTGCCTTTGGCTTGGGTGCTGCTCAGCCTCGGCCCTCTGGCCAGCGTGTGGGCCGCGCATTGCATCAAACAGCGAGGTGTGGCATGA
- the fabG gene encoding 3-oxoacyl-ACP reductase FabG: MSTHTNTHHQRLNGKVSVITGAAQGIGLATALKFAHEGAIVIVCDVKQAAVDDAVKQCQAIGAQAQGFVVDVTQREMVDATVKAVLDKFGRIDVLVNNAGITQDARLQKMTLEQFDRVIDVNLRGVFHCAQAVTDAMVAQGSGVILNASSVVGIYGNFGQTNYAATKFGVIGFTKTWSRELGPKGIRVNAIAPGFIQTPILSTIPEKVIHEMTDRVPLKRLGQPEDIANVYAFLASDEAAYINGTVIEVAGGLTL; this comes from the coding sequence ATGAGCACACACACAAACACACACCACCAGCGGTTAAACGGCAAAGTCAGCGTCATCACGGGTGCCGCACAAGGCATTGGTTTGGCCACCGCTTTGAAATTCGCACACGAAGGCGCCATCGTCATCGTGTGTGACGTGAAGCAAGCTGCGGTCGATGACGCCGTCAAACAGTGCCAAGCCATCGGTGCACAGGCCCAAGGTTTTGTGGTCGATGTGACGCAGCGCGAGATGGTCGATGCCACTGTGAAAGCCGTGCTCGACAAGTTCGGACGTATCGATGTGTTGGTCAACAACGCAGGCATCACACAAGATGCGCGTTTGCAAAAAATGACCTTGGAACAGTTTGACCGTGTGATTGACGTCAACCTGCGTGGCGTGTTCCATTGCGCGCAAGCCGTGACGGATGCCATGGTGGCGCAAGGCAGCGGCGTAATTTTGAATGCCTCATCGGTCGTTGGCATCTACGGTAACTTTGGCCAAACCAACTATGCAGCCACCAAGTTTGGCGTGATTGGTTTCACAAAAACATGGAGCCGCGAGCTTGGCCCCAAAGGCATTCGTGTGAATGCCATCGCACCCGGTTTTATCCAAACGCCGATCTTGTCGACCATCCCTGAAAAAGTGATTCACGAGATGACTGACCGCGTGCCCCTGAAGCGCTTAGGCCAACCCGAAGACATTGCCAACGTGTATGCCTTCTTGGCCAGTGATGAAGCCGCTTACATCAACGGCACCGTGATTGAAGTGGCTGGCGGTCTCACCCTATGA
- a CDS encoding ABC transporter substrate-binding protein has product MKLNQLFLACAAALSVSAAVAGEVEVLHYWTSGGEAKSAAELKKIMAAKGHAWKDFAVAGGGGDNAMTVLKSRVVAGNPPSAAQIKGPAIQEWAQEGVLANLDSVAQAEKWDSLLPQVVANVMKYKGNYVAAPVNVHRVNWVWANPEVLKKAGVSAMPTNYDEFFVAADKIKKAGFIAVAHGGQNWQDFTTFESVVLGVGGAKFYQDALVKLDPKALNSPTMKKSLETFRKIKGYTDAASPGRDWNLATAMVMQGKAGFQFMGDWAKGEFVAAGKKPGKDFLCAAAPGTAKSYTFNVDSFAMFKLKDASAQKAQGDLAAAIMSTDFQEVFNLNKGSIPVRLSMSMAKFDDCAKLSSKDFVDTAKTGGLVPSVAHGMAISPATEGAIKDLVSQFWNDDKISIDDGQKRLVAAAATK; this is encoded by the coding sequence ATGAAATTGAATCAATTGTTTTTGGCCTGCGCTGCCGCTTTGTCAGTGTCTGCAGCAGTGGCGGGCGAGGTCGAAGTCCTGCATTACTGGACATCGGGTGGTGAAGCCAAATCAGCGGCTGAGCTGAAAAAAATCATGGCTGCCAAAGGCCATGCTTGGAAAGACTTCGCAGTTGCGGGTGGCGGCGGTGACAACGCGATGACCGTGTTGAAGAGCCGCGTGGTGGCAGGCAACCCACCTTCAGCCGCACAAATCAAAGGCCCCGCCATTCAAGAGTGGGCGCAAGAGGGCGTGTTGGCCAACTTGGACAGCGTGGCGCAAGCCGAGAAGTGGGACAGCTTGTTGCCACAGGTGGTGGCCAATGTCATGAAATACAAAGGCAACTACGTGGCAGCGCCCGTCAACGTGCACCGCGTGAACTGGGTGTGGGCCAACCCAGAGGTTTTGAAGAAGGCAGGCGTGTCTGCCATGCCCACCAACTACGACGAGTTCTTTGTTGCAGCTGACAAGATCAAAAAAGCAGGCTTTATTGCGGTGGCCCACGGTGGTCAAAACTGGCAAGACTTCACCACCTTTGAATCGGTGGTGTTGGGTGTGGGTGGTGCCAAGTTTTACCAAGATGCTTTGGTCAAGCTCGATCCCAAAGCCTTGAACAGCCCGACCATGAAAAAGTCGCTTGAGACCTTCCGCAAGATCAAGGGCTACACCGATGCGGCTTCGCCTGGCCGCGATTGGAACTTGGCCACAGCCATGGTCATGCAAGGCAAAGCAGGCTTTCAGTTCATGGGTGACTGGGCCAAAGGCGAGTTTGTGGCCGCAGGCAAAAAACCTGGCAAAGACTTCTTGTGTGCGGCAGCCCCAGGCACCGCCAAGTCTTACACCTTCAACGTCGATTCATTTGCGATGTTCAAGCTCAAAGATGCCAGCGCACAAAAAGCCCAAGGTGACTTGGCGGCCGCCATCATGAGCACAGACTTCCAAGAGGTGTTCAACCTCAACAAGGGTTCTATCCCTGTGCGCTTGAGCATGTCGATGGCTAAGTTTGACGATTGCGCCAAGCTCTCAAGCAAAGATTTCGTGGACACCGCCAAGACTGGCGGCTTGGTCCCCTCCGTCGCCCACGGCATGGCGATTTCGCCAGCGACCGAAGGCGCAATCAAAGATTTGGTGAGCCAGTTCTGGAACGACGACAAGATCAGCATTGACGACGGTCAAAAGCGTCTTGTTGCGGCCGCAGCCACCAAATAA
- a CDS encoding carbohydrate porin, translating to MKLTCVAAALCCLSTAALAADVGGVEVTGYSRGGGVYSYNKDQQVKGGLSLGGDLQKYRLGNEGDYGVEVNIAKTFDVEGVKYKLDYMPTKWNSGNVGTEQAFVEMSGLSFAPEAKIWAGQRRLRIQDVHIVDHFLMDYGVNQGSGFTDLAVGGMKLGAALQTGDTFDAKMIAGTSANKLNLDLSEIKTNPGGKARVLVTSVSTSGLKSSGGSGFTVSHNQSDFVVKGLTNSLFLQTSSGYANINGRFGAFYDAAGAATVYGKKTNRIADSINWQSGAFGGQAILGYQTTKSDDPAVTYTIKDTSLGGRVSYAVSKNFKWLVEAGTTSRKFSDNQAAQRLNKLTIAPTLALSPDFWSRPELRFYVTKANWNQAASDANNGGTGEGAFGTNGRKSQTLAGVQYEVWW from the coding sequence ATGAAATTAACTTGTGTGGCTGCTGCTTTGTGCTGCTTGAGCACAGCCGCTTTGGCCGCTGATGTGGGCGGTGTGGAAGTCACCGGCTACAGCCGTGGCGGTGGTGTGTACAGCTACAACAAAGACCAACAGGTCAAAGGTGGCTTGAGCTTGGGCGGTGATTTGCAAAAGTACCGTTTGGGTAACGAGGGTGACTATGGTGTTGAAGTCAACATCGCCAAAACCTTTGACGTCGAAGGCGTGAAATACAAACTCGATTACATGCCCACCAAATGGAATAGCGGCAATGTCGGCACAGAACAAGCCTTCGTGGAGATGAGTGGTTTGAGCTTTGCACCCGAAGCCAAAATCTGGGCTGGCCAACGCCGTCTTCGTATTCAAGACGTGCACATCGTGGATCACTTCTTGATGGACTACGGCGTCAACCAAGGTTCAGGCTTCACAGATTTGGCCGTGGGTGGCATGAAATTGGGCGCAGCTTTGCAAACAGGCGATACCTTTGACGCAAAAATGATTGCAGGTACATCTGCCAACAAGTTGAATTTGGATCTGTCTGAAATCAAGACGAATCCTGGTGGTAAAGCCCGCGTATTGGTGACCTCGGTTAGCACTTCAGGCTTGAAGAGCAGCGGTGGTTCTGGCTTCACTGTGAGCCACAACCAATCTGACTTTGTTGTGAAGGGCTTGACCAACAGCTTGTTCTTGCAAACCTCTAGTGGCTACGCCAATATCAATGGTCGATTTGGAGCGTTCTACGATGCCGCTGGTGCAGCGACTGTCTACGGCAAGAAAACAAACCGTATTGCTGACTCGATCAACTGGCAGTCAGGCGCGTTTGGTGGGCAAGCGATCTTGGGTTACCAAACGACCAAGTCCGATGACCCAGCTGTCACTTACACCATCAAAGATACCTCTCTGGGTGGCCGCGTGTCCTACGCTGTTTCTAAGAATTTCAAGTGGTTGGTTGAAGCAGGCACCACATCACGCAAGTTCAGCGACAACCAAGCCGCACAGCGCTTGAACAAGCTGACGATCGCGCCCACATTGGCTTTGTCTCCAGACTTCTGGTCACGTCCTGAGTTGCGTTTTTACGTGACAAAAGCCAACTGGAACCAAGCTGCTTCTGATGCGAACAACGGTGGTACAGGTGAAGGTGCGTTTGGTACCAACGGCAGAAAATCACAAACACTCGCTGGCGTCCAGTACGAAGTGTGGTGGTAA